A genome region from Gossypium hirsutum isolate 1008001.06 chromosome A04, Gossypium_hirsutum_v2.1, whole genome shotgun sequence includes the following:
- the LOC107949365 gene encoding thaumatin-like protein has translation MPVSSILLSFFLYLLALSSISDGEQVILVNNCKESIWPGVLGSAGQSTPKNGGFHLGSGEEVVLDVPQKWSGRIWARQGCNFNSNGKGSCDTGDCSGRLQCQGTGGTPPATVIEMTLGSSSSPLHFYDVSLVDGFNLPVSMKPVGGGIGCGVASCEVDLNVCCPSALEVKKGAKVVGCKSACLAMQSAKYCCTGEYGNPKTCKPTLFAHLFKAICPKAYSYAFDDSSSLNKCRASRYVITFCPPK, from the exons ATGCCAGTATCTTCGATTTTGCTTTCTTTCTTCCTATATTTGTTAGCACTTTCCTCCATTTCAG ATGGAGAGCAAGTTATACTTGTGAACAACTGCAAGGAAAGCATTTGGCCTGGGGTACTTGGCAGTGCAGGTCAGTCCACTCCTAAAAATGGTGGATTCCATCTTGGTAGTGGTGAAGAAGTAGTTCTTGACGTTCCACAGAAATGGTCTGGGAGGATATGGGCCAGGCAAGGTTGTAATTTCAACAGTAATGGCAAGGGTTCTTGTGATACTGGTGACTGCTCCGGACGACTTCAGTGCCAAGGAACAGGCGGTACACCACCTGCAACCGTGATAGAAATGACTCTTGGGTCATCTTCTTCACCACTGCATTTCTATGATGTAAGTTTGGTTGATGGCTTTAATCTGCCTGTTTCGATGAAACCTGTTGGAGGCGGAATCGGTTGCGGAGTTGCATCATGTGAAGTTGATTTGAACGTTTGCTGCCCATCAGCATTGGAAGTGAAGAAAGGAGCCAAGGTGGTGGGATGTAAGAGTGCCTGCTTGGCCATGCAATCAGCTAAATATTGCTGCACTGGGGAGTATGGAAATCCAAAGACGTGCAAGCCAACGCTTTTCGCCCACCTCTTCAAGGCTATTTGCCCAAAGGCATATAGCTATGCTTTTGATGACTCTAGCAGCCTTAACAAATGTAGGGCTTCCCGTTATGTAATCACTTTCTGCCCTCCTAAATGA